Proteins found in one Neodiprion lecontei isolate iyNeoLeco1 chromosome 6, iyNeoLeco1.1, whole genome shotgun sequence genomic segment:
- the LOC107223045 gene encoding ATP-dependent (S)-NAD(P)H-hydrate dehydratase isoform X1: MIFATRLFMCRSTEHLFKFKYSTMASSASNVDERMLKASRRIVPVLSTSKYKGQDGRIGIFGGSAEYTGAPFFAALSALRVGADLAHVFCTKDAGVPIKSFSPEPIVHPVLDQHDAVKQIKPWLDRLHVIVIGPGLGREEKVFKVIADVIVICRDLKKPLIIDADGLFLITQKPELVKEYPGLILTPNAMEFSRLAKAFLEKSIQPAPVAKISDVKHLADVIGKNVVVLHKGAKDVIVDGHKGTETLSCGTSGSPRRCGGQGDLLSGALAVFYWWALSAGPSECALSPAMTASYAASRLTRECNAAAFKIKQRSMLTTDMIEFIQPVFAKLFETHVYK, translated from the coding sequence ATGATCTTCGCTACAAGGTTGTTTATGTGTAGGTCTACCGAGCACCtgttcaaattcaaatattcaacaatggCTTCTTCCGCCTCGAACGTTGACGAGCGGATGCTGAAGGCTTCCCGGAGGATAGTCCCGGTCTTGAGCACCTCAAAATACAAGGGTCAGGACGGAAGGATTGGAATATTTGGCGGGAGTGCCGAGTACACCGGAGCTCCGTTTTTCGCAGCATTGAGCGCACTCCGAGTCGGGGCTGACTTGGCCCACGTATTTTGCACGAAAGATGCGGGGGTTCCCATAAAGTCCTTCAGTCCGGAACCGATCGTGCATCCAGTTCTCGACCAGCACGATGCTGTAAAGCAGATAAAACCGTGGCTCGATAGGCTGCACGTGATCGTGATTGGTCCCGGTCTgggaagagaagagaaggtCTTCAAAGTAATCGCGGACGTCATCGTGATTTGTCGCGATCTGAAGAAGCCCTTGATCATAGATGCGGATGGTCTCTTCCTGATTACCCAGAAGCCAGAACTGGTCAAGGAATATCCGGGGCTTATCTTAACGCCGAACGCGATGGAGTTCTCTCGACTGGCCAAGGCCTTTCTGGAAAAGTCGATACAGCCGGCTCCGGTCGCTAAAATATCGGACGTTAAACACCTCGCCGATGTCATCGGGAAAAACGTCGTCGTTCTGCACAAGGGTGCCAAGGACGTGATCGTCGATGGTCACAAGGGCACGGAGACATTGTCCTGTGGAACTTCCGGATCTCCGAGAAGATGCGGAGGCCAAGGTGATCTGCTGTCAGGAGCTTTGGCCGTCTTCTACTGGTGGGCCCTCAGTGCTGGGCCCAGTGAGTGTGCCTTGTCCCCGGCGATGACGGCCTCCTATGCTGCGTCCAGGTTGACAAGAGAGTGCAACGCTGCCGCGTTCAAGATCAAACAGCGAAGCATGCTTACGACAGATATGATTGAATTCATACAACCCGTATTCGCTAAATTGTTCGAAACGCACGTTTACAAATGA
- the LOC107223045 gene encoding ATP-dependent (S)-NAD(P)H-hydrate dehydratase isoform X2 — protein MASSASNVDERMLKASRRIVPVLSTSKYKGQDGRIGIFGGSAEYTGAPFFAALSALRVGADLAHVFCTKDAGVPIKSFSPEPIVHPVLDQHDAVKQIKPWLDRLHVIVIGPGLGREEKVFKVIADVIVICRDLKKPLIIDADGLFLITQKPELVKEYPGLILTPNAMEFSRLAKAFLEKSIQPAPVAKISDVKHLADVIGKNVVVLHKGAKDVIVDGHKGTETLSCGTSGSPRRCGGQGDLLSGALAVFYWWALSAGPSECALSPAMTASYAASRLTRECNAAAFKIKQRSMLTTDMIEFIQPVFAKLFETHVYK, from the coding sequence atggCTTCTTCCGCCTCGAACGTTGACGAGCGGATGCTGAAGGCTTCCCGGAGGATAGTCCCGGTCTTGAGCACCTCAAAATACAAGGGTCAGGACGGAAGGATTGGAATATTTGGCGGGAGTGCCGAGTACACCGGAGCTCCGTTTTTCGCAGCATTGAGCGCACTCCGAGTCGGGGCTGACTTGGCCCACGTATTTTGCACGAAAGATGCGGGGGTTCCCATAAAGTCCTTCAGTCCGGAACCGATCGTGCATCCAGTTCTCGACCAGCACGATGCTGTAAAGCAGATAAAACCGTGGCTCGATAGGCTGCACGTGATCGTGATTGGTCCCGGTCTgggaagagaagagaaggtCTTCAAAGTAATCGCGGACGTCATCGTGATTTGTCGCGATCTGAAGAAGCCCTTGATCATAGATGCGGATGGTCTCTTCCTGATTACCCAGAAGCCAGAACTGGTCAAGGAATATCCGGGGCTTATCTTAACGCCGAACGCGATGGAGTTCTCTCGACTGGCCAAGGCCTTTCTGGAAAAGTCGATACAGCCGGCTCCGGTCGCTAAAATATCGGACGTTAAACACCTCGCCGATGTCATCGGGAAAAACGTCGTCGTTCTGCACAAGGGTGCCAAGGACGTGATCGTCGATGGTCACAAGGGCACGGAGACATTGTCCTGTGGAACTTCCGGATCTCCGAGAAGATGCGGAGGCCAAGGTGATCTGCTGTCAGGAGCTTTGGCCGTCTTCTACTGGTGGGCCCTCAGTGCTGGGCCCAGTGAGTGTGCCTTGTCCCCGGCGATGACGGCCTCCTATGCTGCGTCCAGGTTGACAAGAGAGTGCAACGCTGCCGCGTTCAAGATCAAACAGCGAAGCATGCTTACGACAGATATGATTGAATTCATACAACCCGTATTCGCTAAATTGTTCGAAACGCACGTTTACAAATGA
- the LOC107223055 gene encoding regulator of nonsense transcripts 1 homolog — protein MSVDAYGPSSQTLTFLDTEEADLIGADTQGSEFDFTDFTLPSPSQTQASQHDGGQSQPVQVNGTTGGGSSSLDLKITGATQSLAELQFEEEEEEAYYNRDLPEHACKYCGIHEASCVVMCNACRKWFCNGRGNTCGSHIINHLVRAKHKEVTLHRDGPLGETVLECYSCGVRNVFVLGFIPAKADSVVVLLCRQPCAAQSSLKDMNWDQEQWKPLIADRSFLAWLVKIPSDQEQLRARQMSAQQMNKLEELWRDNVDATFQDLEKPGVDEEPQQVLLRYEDGYQYQNIFGPLVKLEADYDKRLKESQTQENIEVRWDVGLNKKTIAYFMLAKTDGDMKLMHGDELRLRYLGELHKPWSGIGHVIKIPDNYGEEVGIELKNNSGAPTECISNFVVDFIWKSTSFDRMQLALRKFAVDDSSVSGYIYHRLLGHEVEEVLFRCHLPKHFSAPNLPDLNRSQVYAVKHAVQRPLSLIQGPPGTGKTVTSATIVYQLVKQNGGPVLVCAPSNTAVDQLTDKIHKSNLKVVRLCAKSREAIDSPVSFLALHNQIKNMETNNELQKLQQLKDETGELSSVDEKRYRLLKKTAEKELLEAADVICCTCVGAGDPRLHRLKFHSILIDESMQATEPECMVPVVLGAKQLILVGDHCQLGPVVMCKKAARAGLSQSLFERLVVLGIRPFRLEVQYRMHPDLSRFPSNFFYEGSLQNGVCADERKLLKIDFPWPAPDKPMFFYVTQGQEEIAGSGTSYLNRTEASNVEKITTRFLRCGVKPEQIGVITPYEGQRAYLVQYMQYQGSLYSKLYQEIEVASVDAFQGREKDIIIMSCVRSNEHQGIGFLNDPRRLNVALTRAKYGIIIVGNPKVLSKQPLWNHLLSFYKEQKVLVEGPLNNLKESMIQFAKPKKLVNAANPGSHFMSTSMYDAREALIPGSVYDRSGNQVNGTQNHNPYYQRNVPLDIFSRTHDTISYISPERAQAAMNNVPVPVGMFMNMAHVPPRFYNQHQQALQARQNLRNRRGATSAKNKAGLRGSKLSQTEQNTQPYSQPGLPLTQGTTQGMSQPGFSLSQPGLSQAELSQDSFAVGEFQSQMDGLLSQDSTYQGDRSGFYQSGQSQAGGQFSQPY, from the exons ATGAGTGTCGACGCGTACGGGCCTAGCAGCCAAACCCTGACTTTCCTCGACACGGAGGAAGCAGATTTGATCGGGGCAGATACGCAGGGGAGCGAATTCGACTTCACTGACTTCACTTTACCCTCACCCAGTCAAACCCAGGCTTCCCAGCACGACGGAGGCCAGAGCCAACCCGTTCAG GTTAATGGCACAACTGGTGGTGGTAGTTCTTCGCTCGACTTGAAAATTACCGGCGCTACTCAAAGTCTTGCCGAACTCCAATttgaagaggaagaagaggaagcaTACTACAATCGAGACTTGCCAGAACATGCTTGCAAATACTGCGGCATTCATGAAGCGTCATGTGTCGTTATGTGCAACGCATGTCGCAAATGGTTCTGCAATGGTCGTGGCAATACTTGTGGTTCGCATATCATCAATCACTTGGTCCGTGCCAAACATAAGGAGGTCACTTTGCACAG AGATGGACCATTAGGTGAAACGGTACTGGAATGCTACTCCTGTGGTGTAAGAAATGTTTTTGTGCTGGGTTTTATTCCCGCCAAAGCCGACTCTGTGGTGGTGTTGCTTTGTCGACAACCCTGTGCCGCCCAAAGCTCTTTGAAGGATATGAATTG GGATCAGGAGCAATGGAAACCACTAATCGCGGATCGCAGTTTTCTGGCTTGGTTGGTTAAGATCCCATCTGATCAGGAGCAATTGAGAGCTAGGCAAATGTCTGCTCAACAAATGAACAAGTTGGAAGAGTTATGGAGAGACAATGTAGATGCAACGTTTCAAGACCTAGAAAAACCAGGGGTTGATGAAGAGCCGCAACAAGTTCTTCTGCGATACGAAGATGGATATCaatatcaaaatatatttGGTCCACTTGTGAAGTTGGAAGCTGACTACGACAAGCGCCTTAAGGAGTCACAGACGCAAGAAAACATAGAG gtACGCTGGGACGTAGGTTTGAACAAGAAGACCATTGCCTACTTCATGCTTGCGAAAACGGATGGTGATATGAAACTGATGCATGGTGATGAATTGAGATTGCGTTACTTAGGAGAGCTCCACAAGCCATGGTCAGGAATTGGCCATGTGATAAAGATACCTGATAATTACGGAGAGGAAGTTGgcattgaattaaaaaataactcaGGTGCACCAACAGAATGCATTAGCAACTTTGTTGTGGATTTCATTTGGAAAAGCACGAGTTTCGATCG AATGCAACTGGCTTTACGTAAATTCGCCGTTGATGACTCCTCTGTGTCTGGATATATTTATCACAGGCTTCTTGGTCACGAAGTTGAAGAAGTATTGTTTCGCTGCCATCTTCCAAAACACTTTAGCGCTCCAAATCTACCAGATCTGAATAGATCACAAGTTTATGCTGTCAAACATGCCGTACAAAGACCTTTGTCCCTTATCCAGGGGCCTCCAGGTACTGGTAAAACCGTAACTAGTGCAACCATAGTTTACCAGCTAGTAAAACAAAACGGAGGTCCCGTATTGGTTTGCGCACCCTCTAATACTGCCGTCGACCAATTGACTGACAAGATCCATAAGTCTAATTTAAAGGTTGTGCGTTTATGTGCCAAGTCGAGAGAAGCTATTGACTCGCCTGTCAGTTTCCTTGCTTTGCATAACCAAATAAAGAACATGGAAACAAATAACGAACTGCAAAAGTTGCAGCAATTGAAAGATGAAACTGGTGAATTATCGAGTGTTGATGAAAAACGTTATAGACTTTTAAAAAAGACGGCAGAGAAGGAGCTTTTGGAGGCTGCCGACGTCATTTGCTGCACCTGCGTTGGTGCAGGAGACCCAAGATTACACCGTTTGAAATTCCACTCGATTTTGATTGATGAAAGCATGCAAGCTACGGAACCTGAATGCATGGTGCCTGTAGTCTTGGGAGCCAAACAATTGATTCTAGTTGGTGATCACTGCCAACTAGGACCAGTTGTAATGTGCAAAAAAGCAGCTAGAGCTGGCCTATCTCAATCTCTATTTGAACGACTTGTCGTACTGGGTATTCGTCCGTTCCGTTTAGAAGTTCAATACCGTATGCACCCAGACCTATCTCGGTTCCCATCCAACTTTTTCTACGAAGGCTCTCTGCAAAACGGTGTCTGTGCAGACGAACGGAAGTtactgaaaattgattttccgTGGCCTGCGCCTGACAAGCCAATGTTCTTTTACGTAACCCAAGGACAAGAAGAAATCGCCGGTAGCGGCACGTCGTATCTTAATCGAACCGAAGCTtctaatgttgaaaaaattaccacCAGATTTTTACGTTGCGGTGTGAAACCTGAACAGATTGGAGTAATCACACCGTATGAAGGTCAGAGAGCTTATCTGGTTCAGTACATGCAATACCAAGGTTCTCTATACTCTAAACTCTACCAAGAAATAGAGGTTGCCAGTGTCGATGCCTTCCAAGGTCGAGAAAAAGACATAATTATCATGTCTTGTGTTCGGTCAAATGAACATCAAGGAATTGGATTCTTAAACGATCCTAGAAGATTGAACGTTGCACTTACTCGTGCTAAGTACGGTATAATCATTGTTGGAAATCCAAAAGTGTTGTCAAAGCAGCCTCTGTGGAATCACTTGCTTAGTTTCTATAAGGAACAGAAAGTTCTTGTCGAAGGACCCctgaataatttgaaagaatCCATGATTCAATTTGCCAAGCCTAAGAAACTGGTAAATGCTGCTAACCCAGGATCTCACTTTATGTCAACTTCTATGTACGACGCAAGAGAAGCTCTAATTCCTGGCTCTGTTTACGATCGTTCTGGTAATCAGGTGAACGGTACTCAAAATCATAATCCGTACTACCAGAGAAATGTTCCGCTAGATATTTTCAGCAGAACTCATGATACGATCAGCTACATTAGCCCAGAGAGAGCACAAGCTGCTATGAACAATGTTCCGGTTCCTGTTGGAATGTTCATGAACATGGCTCATGTTCCACCACGATTCTACAACCAACATCAGCAAGCCCTACAAGCAAGGCAGAATCTAAGAAATCGCAGAGGCGCAACTTCGGCTAAAAACAAAGCTGGCCTTCGGGGAAGTAAACTCAGTCAAACGGAACAAAATACGCAGCCCTATAGCCAACCAGGACTCCCGCTTACTCAAGGAACTACGCAAGGAATGTCACAGCCAGGTTTTAGCCTGTCCCAGCCGGGTCTTAGTCAGGCGGAGTTGTCACAAGACTCGTTTGCAGTTGGTGAGTTTCAGTCACAAATGGACGGTTTATTGTCTCAGGATTCTACTTATCAAGGAGATAGAAGCGGATTTTACCAGTCAGGCCAGTCGCAAGCAGGAGGCCAGTTCTCCCAACCGTACTGA